In the Bacteroidia bacterium genome, AAGCGATAGCGTAGCCCGTAGCACGCCGACCTTGCCCACACAAGCGCAGCGAAGTGTGGGCAAGGGCACGCCCAAAATAAAATAATCCTACTTAATCTAACTCAAACCTCTAACCACTTTTTGGCAGTTTTCTATTTTGAGAGAACTTTTGTTTATTTGTATGTATGCTTCGTAGGATAGTCCATAAGGTTGCTGTGCGTTCCTTTCTTAAACGAATGCATAAGATAGAAAAGTGGCTTAATCAACCATTGCTTTACCAAGAGTTAATTTTACGAGAGCTTTTACAAAAAGCAAGTCATACACAAATAGGCAAGCAATACCACTTCCACCAAATAAAAAACTACGAACAATTTCAAAAATACGTTCCTGTCCATGAATATGAACAACTTTTACCATACTTCCGTCAAATTACCGCTGAACAACCTAATGTACTTTGGAGTAGCAAAATACAATGGTTTTCCAAATCTTCAGGAACTACCGATGCTAAGTCTAAATACATTCCTGTTAGCATAGAAGCTTTGACAGAAAATCATTTCAAGGGAGGAAGAGACTTATTAGCTTTGTATTTCAGTGCCAATCCAAAGAGTAAGCTTTTTGAGGGGCGTTTGTTAGCTTTGGGGGGAACACTCATACCGCATCCGCATAATTCACACTTTACTTGTGGCGATATTAGCGCCATTCTTATGAAAAATATGCCTGACTTAGCTCGTTTTTCGGCAGCCCTTACTCAAAAAACTGCCTTAATGAGCAACTGGGAACAGAAAATTGAAGCAATGGTCAAAGAAACCGCCAAACTGAATGTAACCGCACTTTTGGGTGTACCTACATGGACCTTAGTCCTTATCCGAAAACTGTTTGAGTACTATCCCCAAGCCAAAGAAAACTTACATTGCATTTGGCAAAACCTAGAGGTCTTTATCCATGGCGCTGTCAATTTTGAGCCTTATCAAGCAGAGTTTGAGCGTATTATTCCTTCTGCGGACATGTACTACTGGCAAACTTACAACGCATCAGAAGGATTTTTTGCTATTCAAATGGAGAAAAAAGCTAAAGACATGGTTTTGTTAGTCAATCACGGTATTTTTTATGAGTTTTTAGATCCCAAAACTAACGCAGTTTGCTCTTTACAGGAAGTAGAGTTATACAAACCTTACATTTTAATCATTACTACTAATTCAGGTCTATGGCGATACAATTTAGGCGATGTGATACATTTTACCTCTCGCAATCCTTACAAAATAGAAGTAATTGGGCGTTCAAAACTATACCTCAATGCTTTTGGCGAAGAACTCATGATACACAACACAGATACCGCTGTAGCCATAGCTTGCACTAAAACAAAGGCTATTCTAAAAGATTATACTGTTGCTCCTGTGTATTTTACTCACGATAAAGCTGGTAGACACCAATGGTTTATAGAATTTGTACAACAACCTGATAGTCTAACTGAATTCGCCCGGGTACTAGATGAAACTTTAAAATCTCTTAACTCTGACTACGAAGCTAAGCGGTACCGCAACATGACTATTCAAGAACCTGAAATTATCATTTTACCTAACGGAACTTTTGACAACTGGCTAAAAAAACACAATAAACTAGGCGGACAACACAAAGTTCCAAGACTGCAAAATGATAGAAAATTCGTAAATGA is a window encoding:
- a CDS encoding GH3 auxin-responsive promoter family protein, which codes for MLRRIVHKVAVRSFLKRMHKIEKWLNQPLLYQELILRELLQKASHTQIGKQYHFHQIKNYEQFQKYVPVHEYEQLLPYFRQITAEQPNVLWSSKIQWFSKSSGTTDAKSKYIPVSIEALTENHFKGGRDLLALYFSANPKSKLFEGRLLALGGTLIPHPHNSHFTCGDISAILMKNMPDLARFSAALTQKTALMSNWEQKIEAMVKETAKLNVTALLGVPTWTLVLIRKLFEYYPQAKENLHCIWQNLEVFIHGAVNFEPYQAEFERIIPSADMYYWQTYNASEGFFAIQMEKKAKDMVLLVNHGIFYEFLDPKTNAVCSLQEVELYKPYILIITTNSGLWRYNLGDVIHFTSRNPYKIEVIGRSKLYLNAFGEELMIHNTDTAVAIACTKTKAILKDYTVAPVYFTHDKAGRHQWFIEFVQQPDSLTEFARVLDETLKSLNSDYEAKRYRNMTIQEPEIIILPNGTFDNWLKKHNKLGGQHKVPRLQNDRKFVNELMQLLST